A region from the Lolium perenne isolate Kyuss_39 chromosome 4, Kyuss_2.0, whole genome shotgun sequence genome encodes:
- the LOC127292229 gene encoding DNA-binding protein EMBP-1 isoform X3 codes for MASSSSATSGGDRPPAPSGGSATLPPPAQAHAEWAASMQAYYAAAAGHPYAAWPSTQQHGLVAAGPGAAYGAPVPFPVYHHPAAAAAYYAHASMAAGVPYMAGEAASAAAKGKRKARRVPSGEGASSSASGDAGSQGSSEKGNAAAHQNGSSSTKRIKSAGAGDREGEPPQSATMQNPVTEPPSMDKGRSASKLSVSAPGRATLQNAAPTLNIGMDHWSPSPSVVTPSGQGEVNAASSQSNGSLSLMDERELKRERRKQSNRDSARRSRLRKQDEMLRRDDKLLQSEGHSVVTTLSIQVEASKAHHGGNVELQKNNTSNSDSKG; via the exons AtggcgtcgtcctcctccgcgACGTCCGGCGGCGACCGGCCGCCGGCGCCGAGCGGTGGGAGCGCGACCCTTCCGCCGCCGGCACAGGCGCACGCGGAGTGGGCCGCCTCGATGCAGGCgtactacgccgccgccgccggccacccGTACGCGGCGTGGCCGTCTACGCAGCAG CACGGCCTGGTGGCGGCGGGGCCGGGAGCGGCGTACGGCGCGCCGGTGCCGTTCCCCGTGTACCAccacccggcggcggcggcggcgtactaCGCGCACGCGTCCATGGCCGCG GGAGTGCCTTACATGGCCGGTGAGGCGGCCTCGGCGGCGGCGAAAGGGAAGAGGAAGGCCCGACGTGTCCCTTCCGGCGAGGGCGCCTCCAGCTCTGCGAG TGGTGATGCCGGGAGCCAGGGGTCATCGGAGAAGGGGAATGCTGCTGCTCATCAGAAT GGCTCATCATCCACAAAGAGGATTAAGTCAGCAGGCGCTGGAGATAGAGAAG GAGAGCCACCACAGTCCGCCACGATGCAGAACCCGGTAACCGAGCCGCCTTCAATGGACAAGGGAAGGTCTGCGTCAAAGCTTTCGGTTTCGGCACCTGGGAGGGCGACACTCCAAAATGCAGCACCAACCTTGAATATTGGGATGGATCACTGGAGCCCTTCTCCATCTGTGGTGACGCCCTCGGGGCAGGGGGAGGTGAATGCGGCTTCTTCCCAGAGTAACGGCTCTTTGTCTCTGATG GACGAACGCGAATTGAAGAGGGAGAGAAGGAAACAATCCAATAGAGACTCTGCCAGGAGATCAAGATTACGCAAACAG GACGAAATGCTGAGGCGTGATGATAAACTGCTGCAGTCAGAGGGCCATAGTGTTGTAACTACTTTGAGCATCCAGGTTGAAGCGTCAAAGGCACATCATGGTGGGAATGTTGAACTTCAGAAGAACAACACTTCTAATAGTGACAGCAAGGGGTAG
- the LOC127292229 gene encoding DNA-binding protein EMBP-1 isoform X1: MASSSSATSGGDRPPAPSGGSATLPPPAQAHAEWAASMQAYYAAAAGHPYAAWPSTQQHGLVAAGPGAAYGAPVPFPVYHHPAAAAAYYAHASMAAGVPYMAGEAASAAAKGKRKARRVPSGEGASSSASGDAGSQGSSEKGNAAAHQNGSSSTKRIKSAGAGDREGEPPQSATMQNPVTEPPSMDKGRSASKLSVSAPGRATLQNAAPTLNIGMDHWSPSPSVVTPSGQGEVNAASSQSNGSLSLMDERELKRERRKQSNRDSARRSRLRKQQECEELAQKVSDLTACNGTLRSELDQLKKDCKSMEAENRRLMDEMLRRDDKLLQSEGHSVVTTLSIQVEASKAHHGGNVELQKNNTSNSDSKG, encoded by the exons AtggcgtcgtcctcctccgcgACGTCCGGCGGCGACCGGCCGCCGGCGCCGAGCGGTGGGAGCGCGACCCTTCCGCCGCCGGCACAGGCGCACGCGGAGTGGGCCGCCTCGATGCAGGCgtactacgccgccgccgccggccacccGTACGCGGCGTGGCCGTCTACGCAGCAG CACGGCCTGGTGGCGGCGGGGCCGGGAGCGGCGTACGGCGCGCCGGTGCCGTTCCCCGTGTACCAccacccggcggcggcggcggcgtactaCGCGCACGCGTCCATGGCCGCG GGAGTGCCTTACATGGCCGGTGAGGCGGCCTCGGCGGCGGCGAAAGGGAAGAGGAAGGCCCGACGTGTCCCTTCCGGCGAGGGCGCCTCCAGCTCTGCGAG TGGTGATGCCGGGAGCCAGGGGTCATCGGAGAAGGGGAATGCTGCTGCTCATCAGAAT GGCTCATCATCCACAAAGAGGATTAAGTCAGCAGGCGCTGGAGATAGAGAAG GAGAGCCACCACAGTCCGCCACGATGCAGAACCCGGTAACCGAGCCGCCTTCAATGGACAAGGGAAGGTCTGCGTCAAAGCTTTCGGTTTCGGCACCTGGGAGGGCGACACTCCAAAATGCAGCACCAACCTTGAATATTGGGATGGATCACTGGAGCCCTTCTCCATCTGTGGTGACGCCCTCGGGGCAGGGGGAGGTGAATGCGGCTTCTTCCCAGAGTAACGGCTCTTTGTCTCTGATG GACGAACGCGAATTGAAGAGGGAGAGAAGGAAACAATCCAATAGAGACTCTGCCAGGAGATCAAGATTACGCAAACAG CAAGAATGTGAAGAGCTGGCCCAGAAGGTAAGTGACTTGACTGCGTGCAATGGCACACTCAGATCAGAACTTGACCAGCTTAAGAAGGACTGCAAAtccatggaggcagaaaacagacGACTAATG GACGAAATGCTGAGGCGTGATGATAAACTGCTGCAGTCAGAGGGCCATAGTGTTGTAACTACTTTGAGCATCCAGGTTGAAGCGTCAAAGGCACATCATGGTGGGAATGTTGAACTTCAGAAGAACAACACTTCTAATAGTGACAGCAAGGGGTAG
- the LOC127292229 gene encoding DNA-binding protein EMBP-1 isoform X2: MASSSSATSGGDRPPAPSGGSATLPPPAQAHAEWAASMQAYYAAAAGHPYAAWPSTQQGVPYMAGEAASAAAKGKRKARRVPSGEGASSSASGDAGSQGSSEKGNAAAHQNGSSSTKRIKSAGAGDREGEPPQSATMQNPVTEPPSMDKGRSASKLSVSAPGRATLQNAAPTLNIGMDHWSPSPSVVTPSGQGEVNAASSQSNGSLSLMDERELKRERRKQSNRDSARRSRLRKQQECEELAQKVSDLTACNGTLRSELDQLKKDCKSMEAENRRLMDEMLRRDDKLLQSEGHSVVTTLSIQVEASKAHHGGNVELQKNNTSNSDSKG, from the exons AtggcgtcgtcctcctccgcgACGTCCGGCGGCGACCGGCCGCCGGCGCCGAGCGGTGGGAGCGCGACCCTTCCGCCGCCGGCACAGGCGCACGCGGAGTGGGCCGCCTCGATGCAGGCgtactacgccgccgccgccggccacccGTACGCGGCGTGGCCGTCTACGCAGCAG GGAGTGCCTTACATGGCCGGTGAGGCGGCCTCGGCGGCGGCGAAAGGGAAGAGGAAGGCCCGACGTGTCCCTTCCGGCGAGGGCGCCTCCAGCTCTGCGAG TGGTGATGCCGGGAGCCAGGGGTCATCGGAGAAGGGGAATGCTGCTGCTCATCAGAAT GGCTCATCATCCACAAAGAGGATTAAGTCAGCAGGCGCTGGAGATAGAGAAG GAGAGCCACCACAGTCCGCCACGATGCAGAACCCGGTAACCGAGCCGCCTTCAATGGACAAGGGAAGGTCTGCGTCAAAGCTTTCGGTTTCGGCACCTGGGAGGGCGACACTCCAAAATGCAGCACCAACCTTGAATATTGGGATGGATCACTGGAGCCCTTCTCCATCTGTGGTGACGCCCTCGGGGCAGGGGGAGGTGAATGCGGCTTCTTCCCAGAGTAACGGCTCTTTGTCTCTGATG GACGAACGCGAATTGAAGAGGGAGAGAAGGAAACAATCCAATAGAGACTCTGCCAGGAGATCAAGATTACGCAAACAG CAAGAATGTGAAGAGCTGGCCCAGAAGGTAAGTGACTTGACTGCGTGCAATGGCACACTCAGATCAGAACTTGACCAGCTTAAGAAGGACTGCAAAtccatggaggcagaaaacagacGACTAATG GACGAAATGCTGAGGCGTGATGATAAACTGCTGCAGTCAGAGGGCCATAGTGTTGTAACTACTTTGAGCATCCAGGTTGAAGCGTCAAAGGCACATCATGGTGGGAATGTTGAACTTCAGAAGAACAACACTTCTAATAGTGACAGCAAGGGGTAG